In Euphorbia lathyris chromosome 9, ddEupLath1.1, whole genome shotgun sequence, the following are encoded in one genomic region:
- the LOC136206817 gene encoding pentatricopeptide repeat-containing protein At1g63130, mitochondrial-like: MLSITSRGLLLSSFSTSPFHQIPAFISPLHTSYSAAELNELVSSFHKLLHTNPRPSVIEFNKLSSSLAKMKQFQTVISLSKQMELVRIKPNVYTCSILINCFCHLQRVDLGFSVLAKILKLGFQPDLVTFNTLINGLCRDGKIGHAVDLFDKIVGMDHQPNVLTYSVIVNGLCKIGKLHVAMGLVKRMAEKGCEPNVVTYNAIIDGLCKNNQVDEAFDLFKKIRSQGILPNVVTHTSLIHGLCYSSKWKEALALFEEMLDRNIAPNVVTFNILVDELCKDGMIIEAQSILSRMIQTGVEPDVVTYSSLIDGHGLHGQMHLARKVFDVMMRKGCNPNVHTYNILINWYCKKKCIYKAKQFLYEISSIGLIPNHYTYSSLIYGLCYTRRPWEALEFFRDICASGYLPNVVTYSTLLHGFSENGYLEVALSLFDEVQVSNLKPDITTYNILIEGMCKAGRFKDVKKLLTRLFVDRLQPTIHTYTIIIDGLCKKGFVDEAYQVFRNMENDVLSPNNCSYNVMIHGFLRGKDLAKAAELIRDMRCKGFSADNTTLVLVAENNSILKLL, from the coding sequence ATGCTCTCCATCACCTCCAGaggccttcttctttcttccttttcaaCCTCTCCATTTCATCAGATTCCTGCTTTCATTTCTCCCCTCCATACGAGTTACTCTGCCGCTGAGCTCAATGAACTCGTCTCTTCCTTCCATAAGCTTCTTCACACGAACCCCCGGCCATCTGTTATCGAGTTCAATAAATTGTCTTCTTCACTGGCGAAGATGAAACAATTTCAGACTGTCATTTCTTTGTCCAAGCAGATGGAATTGGTACGTATTAAACCTAATGTTTATACTTGTAGCATCTTAATTAATTGCTTCTGCCATTTACAGCGTGTGGATTTGGGGTTTTCTGTTCTCGCTAAAATTTTGAAGCTTGGTTTTCAACCTGACCTTGTAACGTTCAATACTTTAATCAATGGTTTATGTAGAGATGGTAAAATTGGTCATGCAGTAGATTTGTTTGACAAAATAGTAGGTATGGATCATCAACCTAATGTGCTTACTTATAGTGTGATTGTGAATGGTCTgtgtaaaattggaaaattgCATGTGGCTATGGGTTTGGTCAAAAGAATGGCTGAGAAAGGTTGCGAGCCTAATGTGGTGACATACAATGCCATTATTGATGGACTTTGCAAGAATAACCAAGTTGATGAAGCATTTGATCTCTTCAAAAAGATTAGGAGTCAAGGAATTTTGCCTAATGTTGTCACTCACACTTCACTAATTCATGGTCTTTGCTATTCAAGTAAGTGGAAGGAAGCTTTGGCGTTGTTTGAAGAAATGTTGGATAGGAATATCGCACCAAATGTAGTGACTTTCAATATATTAGTAGATGAACTTTGCAAAGATGGAATGATAATAGAGGCTCAATCTATTTTAAGCAGAATGATTCAAACGGGTGTTGAGCCTGATGTCGTTACATATAGTTCGCTTATAGATGGACATGGTCTACATGGACAAATGCATCTAGCTAGAAAAGTGTTTGATGTTATGATGAGAAAGGGTTGCAATCCTAATGTCCATACTTATAACATCTTGATCAATTGGTATTGTAAGAAGAAATGTATTTACAAGGCAAAGCAATTTCTCTACGAAATATCTTCTATAGGTTTAATTCCTAACCATTATACTTATAGTTCTCTTATATATGGCTTATGTTATACAAGAAGACCTTGGGAAGCACTCGAATTTTTTAGAGATATATGTGCAAGTGGCTACCTTCCGAATGTAGTAACATATTCAACTTTGCTACATGGTTTTTCTGAAAACGGGTATCTTGAAGTAGCACTCTCCTTATTTGATGAAGTGCAAGTGAGCAATTTAAAGCCTGATATAACCACGTATAATATCCtaattgaaggcatgtgcaaAGCTGGAAGATTTAAAGATGTAAAGAAATTGTTGACTAGACTTTTTGTTGATCGATTGCAGCCTACAATTCACACATATACTATAATAATTGATGGACTTTGCAAGAAAGGATTTGTAGATGAAGCATACCAGGTCTTCAGAAATATGGAAAATGATGTTTTATCGCCAAATAATTGCTCTTACAATGTGATGATTCATGGATTTCTTCGGGGCAAGGATTTAGCCAAGGCAGCGGAGCTTATTCGTGACATGCGTTGCAAGGGTTTCTCTGCAGATAACACCACATTGGTGTTGGTAGCTGAGAATAATTCCATCTTGAAGTTACTATAA